One window from the genome of Candidatus Synechococcus calcipolaris G9 encodes:
- the cobN gene encoding cobaltochelatase subunit CobN, producing the protein MHRILSPATASLDDHPQSVVFIQQDPAPIICLTAADTDITLIAQALPHLPENFPDLRLAHLLRLQQQIVIDDYAEQVLAKAQVILIRLLGGRAYWPYGLEVVQEIVTNQRSQLIVLPGDDRPDLELMSLSTCSLKSVDILWQYFREGGVANIIEGLKFLAQIGCDRPDQIQPPRSIPRLGTYREPEIPALDQPQVGILFYRAHYLAANTQVIEELCRALEERGLVPRPLFVQSLQDPDIQTEVLQQWQGKIDLILNTTGFSLARFSQEQPQLGFWQALNVPVLQVILSSSSQSQWQGQWQGLTPRDLAMNVVLPEVDGRIITRAVSFKTLEQIHPQLETPISSYQTLGDRRDFVADLAKNWVNLGQKPPQERRIALILANYPCRDGRIANGVGLDTPASCIAILNALKAAGYHLGESKDIPVDGQALIERLTARITNDPESASLRPVDQQLSLADYQAYFEALPDEVKGQVLDRWPAPDRPIPISGFCLGNIFIGIQPSRGYDQDPSLNYHAPDLEPTPAYLGFYAWVRSHFRADALIHLGKHGNLEWLPGKSIALSQSCFPEVALGPLPHFYPFIVNDPGEGSQAKRRSQAVIIDHLTPPLTRAELYGPLEQLSHLIEEYYEAEQLDPPRLAPLRQRIDTLIRDIHLDQDLKHQGDRSWADWLTTTDGYLCELRDAQIRDGLHIFGQCPQGRQLRDLILAIARGQHSYDAGLIPALAQDQGFRDNPLHGDPSHPAPDSQYRTIGQWQAALEIQAQEIIDHLLGGNDGELEMGPASQRSLAWIQTQLLPALQQTHQEIDHLLRGLGGGYVPSGPAGAPSRGRPDVLPTGRNFYAVDLRSVPTETAWDIGRHAAERVIERYCQDEGEYPRSLGLSIWGTSTMRTGGDDLAQALALLGVQPVWDGPSRRVVDLDVIPLSLLGRPRVDVTLRISGFFRDAFPNLIELFDHAVHLVANLAEPPEQNPLAAQVAEETQTWQDAGLSQEQARERSHFRIFGSKPGAYGAGLQGLIEGQNWQDDQDLARAYINWSSYAYQGQGIGHTAPEAFQQRLGQIQIVLQNQDNREHDLLDSDDYYQFHGGLTAAVRSLQGRQPQIYFGDHSRPDQPRVRHLQEELARVYRSRVINPKWIAGVMGHGYKGAFEMAATVDYLFAYQATTRCVSEEMFNYMMSGIADAYVLDEAVQAFVRQHNPWALRDMAERLLEAHQRGMWQGDQNRLAALRSLILEAEGVIEQRG; encoded by the coding sequence ATGCATCGAATTCTCAGTCCTGCCACTGCATCCCTAGACGATCACCCCCAGAGTGTTGTTTTTATTCAACAGGATCCCGCCCCCATTATTTGCCTGACCGCAGCGGATACAGATATTACCCTGATTGCCCAAGCCCTGCCCCATCTCCCCGAAAATTTTCCAGACCTACGTTTAGCTCATCTTCTCAGGCTCCAGCAGCAAATTGTCATTGATGACTACGCCGAACAGGTTTTAGCTAAGGCCCAGGTGATTTTAATTCGTCTATTGGGGGGGCGGGCCTATTGGCCTTACGGTCTAGAGGTTGTTCAAGAAATTGTTACAAACCAAAGGAGCCAGTTGATTGTCTTGCCGGGGGACGATCGCCCGGATTTGGAGTTAATGAGCTTGTCCACCTGCTCCCTGAAGTCGGTAGATATCCTGTGGCAGTATTTCCGAGAGGGCGGCGTTGCCAATATCATTGAGGGATTAAAATTTTTAGCCCAGATTGGCTGCGATCGCCCCGATCAAATTCAACCCCCTAGGTCTATTCCTCGCTTGGGAACATATCGAGAGCCAGAAATCCCAGCTCTTGATCAACCCCAGGTGGGCATTTTATTTTACCGGGCCCACTATTTGGCGGCCAATACCCAGGTGATTGAGGAGCTTTGCAGGGCCCTTGAAGAGCGGGGATTAGTGCCTCGCCCCCTTTTCGTTCAATCCCTTCAGGATCCAGATATTCAAACAGAAGTTTTGCAGCAATGGCAGGGCAAGATTGATCTCATTTTGAATACAACCGGGTTTTCCTTAGCCCGATTTAGTCAGGAGCAGCCCCAACTCGGATTTTGGCAGGCCTTGAATGTGCCCGTGTTGCAGGTGATTCTCAGTTCCAGTTCCCAGAGCCAGTGGCAAGGTCAATGGCAGGGCTTAACGCCGCGAGACCTGGCCATGAATGTGGTACTACCGGAGGTGGATGGTCGGATTATTACCCGGGCGGTGTCCTTTAAGACCCTGGAGCAGATCCATCCCCAATTGGAGACCCCCATTAGCTCCTATCAAACCCTGGGCGATCGCCGCGACTTTGTGGCAGATCTTGCCAAAAATTGGGTCAACCTGGGACAAAAACCTCCGCAGGAGCGACGGATTGCTCTAATTTTGGCCAACTATCCCTGCCGTGATGGCCGCATTGCCAATGGAGTGGGCCTGGATACACCGGCCAGTTGCATCGCAATTTTGAATGCCCTGAAGGCAGCGGGTTATCACCTAGGAGAAAGTAAAGACATACCCGTGGATGGCCAGGCTCTCATTGAGCGGCTGACGGCGCGGATCACCAATGACCCCGAATCAGCATCCCTGCGGCCGGTGGATCAGCAGTTGAGTTTGGCCGACTACCAGGCCTATTTTGAGGCCCTACCCGATGAAGTTAAAGGACAGGTGTTAGACCGCTGGCCTGCCCCCGATCGCCCCATTCCCATCTCTGGATTTTGCCTAGGGAATATCTTCATTGGTATTCAACCCTCTAGGGGCTACGATCAGGATCCCAGCTTGAATTACCATGCCCCGGACCTAGAGCCAACCCCCGCCTACTTGGGATTTTATGCCTGGGTGCGATCGCACTTTCGGGCCGATGCCCTAATTCACCTTGGCAAACACGGAAATTTAGAATGGCTCCCCGGTAAGAGTATTGCTCTCTCCCAGTCCTGTTTTCCAGAGGTGGCATTGGGGCCCCTACCCCATTTTTATCCCTTCATTGTCAATGATCCTGGGGAAGGCAGTCAGGCTAAACGTCGATCTCAGGCAGTTATTATTGATCATTTAACGCCCCCCCTCACCCGCGCCGAACTCTACGGCCCCCTGGAGCAGTTAAGCCATCTCATTGAAGAATATTACGAGGCCGAACAGTTGGATCCGCCCCGATTAGCTCCCCTGCGCCAGCGGATTGATACCCTGATCCGGGACATTCATTTAGATCAGGATCTGAAGCACCAGGGCGATCGCAGCTGGGCTGATTGGCTCACCACGACGGATGGCTATTTGTGTGAACTCCGGGATGCCCAAATCCGGGATGGGCTACATATTTTTGGTCAATGTCCCCAGGGCCGCCAACTGCGAGATCTGATTCTGGCGATCGCCCGTGGTCAACATAGCTATGATGCTGGTTTAATTCCAGCCTTAGCTCAAGATCAAGGTTTTAGGGATAACCCCCTCCATGGGGATCCCAGCCACCCCGCCCCGGATTCCCAATACCGGACGATTGGCCAATGGCAAGCTGCCTTAGAAATCCAGGCCCAGGAGATCATTGATCATCTTTTAGGGGGCAACGACGGGGAACTGGAGATGGGCCCAGCCAGCCAACGTTCCCTGGCATGGATCCAAACCCAGCTATTACCGGCCCTGCAACAAACCCACCAGGAAATTGACCATCTCTTAAGGGGGTTAGGGGGAGGCTATGTCCCCAGCGGCCCAGCGGGAGCCCCCAGTCGTGGTCGGCCCGATGTCTTACCCACCGGCAGGAATTTCTATGCCGTAGATCTACGCAGTGTCCCCACGGAAACCGCCTGGGACATTGGCCGCCATGCCGCTGAACGGGTGATTGAACGCTACTGCCAAGACGAAGGGGAGTACCCCCGATCCTTGGGGTTGTCCATCTGGGGAACCTCCACCATGCGGACAGGGGGGGATGATTTAGCTCAGGCCCTAGCCCTTCTGGGTGTGCAACCGGTTTGGGATGGCCCCTCACGTCGAGTCGTGGATCTGGATGTGATTCCCCTCTCCCTGTTGGGGCGACCCCGGGTGGATGTCACGTTGCGGATTTCCGGGTTTTTCCGGGATGCCTTTCCCAATTTAATTGAGCTATTTGATCATGCCGTCCACCTAGTTGCTAATCTAGCTGAACCCCCAGAGCAAAACCCCCTCGCGGCCCAAGTGGCAGAGGAGACACAAACCTGGCAGGATGCGGGACTGAGCCAAGAACAGGCCAGAGAGCGATCGCACTTTCGCATCTTTGGCTCCAAACCAGGGGCCTACGGAGCCGGATTACAGGGACTGATTGAGGGGCAAAACTGGCAGGATGACCAGGACTTAGCCCGTGCCTATATCAACTGGAGTAGTTATGCCTACCAGGGCCAGGGGATTGGCCATACGGCCCCCGAAGCCTTTCAACAGCGATTAGGACAAATTCAAATCGTTCTCCAGAACCAAGATAACCGCGAACACGATCTCCTGGATTCCGATGATTACTATCAGTTTCACGGGGGTCTCACCGCCGCCGTGCGATCTCTTCAGGGCCGGCAACCCCAGATCTATTTTGGCGATCATAGCCGCCCGGATCAGCCCCGCGTGCGCCACCTCCAGGAAGAACTGGCCCGGGTATATCGCTCCAGGGTCATTAATCCCAAATGGATTGCCGGAGTCATGGGCCATGGCTATAAAGGGGCCTTTGAAATGGCGGCAACCGTGGATTATCTCTTTGCCTATCAGGCTACCACTCGCTGTGTTTCAGAGGAGATGTTTAACTACATGATGAGCGGTATTGCCGATGCCTATGTATTAGATGAAGCGGTACAAGCTTTTGTGCGCCAACATAATCCCTGGGCCCTCCGGGATATGGCAGAGCGGCTCCTAGAGGCCCACCAACGGGGAATGTGGCAAGGAGATCAAAATCGACTGGCGGCCCTAAGGTCTCTGATTCTAGAGGCGGAAGGGGTGATTGAGCAGCGGGGCTAG
- a CDS encoding DUF3084 domain-containing protein produces the protein MAGYILILAVIVLGGAIATVGDRLGSKVGKARLSLFNLRPRQTAVLITILTGSLISAATLGILLALSQELQDAVLRIESIREQQETAKQELEETRAEKAEIEAELARSQNDLGDIRQRLLQTNEVLERAVNRQSLTQEQLDQLQSRYSRAQAELEDFEAQSRTLQGQIQRLQRERDQVQSRLRGVAGQKEQLEAAIKVAKDRLSQVESQKQALQGEINRIQTQLDEADQQQQLLLSQQRSLREEIAALEASRQRLEENVNILLLGLRRGTITIRAGQILASGLLQNMGDRRQATSAVEELLRQARRNAIVLNNPQQIQPTDQVVQITQQDVDRLVDQLADGQSYVVRILAAANYLQGESNVLVVPQVAPNQVVFQEGENIASIALNPSTMTDDQILQRLDQLFTVSNQRAIASGMLPDPVTGSVGSFRQIELIKFVLELKEHQGNIDISAIAPQIVYTSGPLEISLIARQNQRVILRSS, from the coding sequence ATGGCTGGTTATATTCTAATTTTGGCGGTTATTGTCCTGGGTGGGGCGATCGCAACCGTTGGCGACCGACTGGGTTCAAAGGTGGGTAAGGCCCGTTTGAGCCTGTTTAATTTGCGGCCGCGGCAAACTGCTGTGTTAATTACAATTTTGACGGGTAGTCTGATTTCCGCTGCCACCCTAGGGATACTCCTCGCCCTGAGCCAGGAATTACAGGATGCGGTGCTACGGATTGAATCGATCCGGGAGCAGCAGGAAACCGCCAAACAGGAACTGGAGGAAACCCGTGCAGAAAAAGCAGAAATCGAGGCAGAGTTGGCCCGTTCCCAAAATGATTTAGGGGATATTCGCCAGCGACTCCTACAAACCAATGAGGTGCTAGAGCGGGCCGTCAATCGTCAGTCCCTCACCCAGGAGCAACTGGATCAACTGCAAAGTCGCTATAGCCGGGCCCAGGCAGAACTAGAGGATTTCGAGGCCCAAAGCCGTACCCTGCAAGGGCAAATTCAGCGGCTACAACGGGAGCGGGATCAGGTGCAATCTAGGCTGCGGGGGGTTGCCGGGCAAAAAGAACAGCTAGAAGCGGCCATTAAGGTGGCCAAGGATCGCCTCAGTCAGGTGGAATCCCAAAAGCAGGCGTTGCAAGGAGAAATTAATCGCATTCAGACCCAACTGGATGAAGCGGATCAGCAGCAGCAACTCCTCTTGAGTCAGCAGCGCAGTCTACGGGAAGAAATTGCTGCCCTAGAGGCCAGTCGCCAACGCCTAGAAGAAAACGTCAATATTTTGCTCCTAGGGTTACGGCGGGGAACGATTACCATTCGAGCGGGTCAAATTCTTGCTTCGGGTTTACTCCAAAATATGGGCGATCGCCGCCAAGCCACCAGTGCCGTTGAAGAACTCCTGCGTCAAGCCCGCCGCAATGCCATTGTTCTCAACAATCCTCAACAAATTCAACCCACGGATCAGGTGGTACAAATTACCCAGCAGGATGTGGATCGGCTCGTGGATCAACTTGCTGATGGCCAATCCTATGTGGTGCGGATTTTAGCGGCAGCTAATTACCTACAGGGGGAAAGTAATGTTCTTGTGGTCCCCCAGGTTGCCCCCAATCAAGTGGTTTTTCAAGAGGGGGAAAATATTGCCAGTATTGCCCTGAATCCCTCAACTATGACCGATGATCAAATTCTCCAGCGGTTGGATCAACTCTTTACGGTGTCCAATCAGCGGGCGATCGCCTCAGGAATGCTGCCGGATCCCGTCACTGGTTCGGTGGGGTCATTTCGGCAGATTGAATTGATTAAGTTTGTCCTAGAACTAAAGGAACACCAAGGAAACATCGACATTAGTGCCATTGCCCCCCAGATTGTGTATACGTCGGGGCCCCTAGAGATTTCCCTGATTGCCCGACAAAATCAGCGAGTGATTCTCAGAAGTAGTTAA
- a CDS encoding S-layer homology domain-containing protein, with protein MQGFQSWFHRLATIFTVGLTSSSLGIPFLPLTAQAQTSSFNDTQGVWAQACIDSLASRNIISGYPDGTFRPNSPVTRAEFAAMVGKAFPNANAVRSPMQFNDVSSNFWAYNAIQNANRTGFLSGYPGNVFRPSQNIPRVQAIVALSSGLQFTPAQAIETTLSDFNDAAAIPDYARFGVAAATEKQVVVNYPNVRQLQPNQLASRADIAAFLCQATSGGTQALIPTQYIAGYSAPSVVSIPAGTRIAIRYPDAERIIVAPNETVPVRLLTASDVVDTQGRMLIPAGSPVYGQIQPAQGGSQFVASSIVVNQQQLPFAATSGVITTIKNTNDPNIANVFRNAAIGSAVAAGISGLAGNQTITAQKVLTGAVTGAAIETNMGRPAGAIVRDSLIGAAIATGVSAVTGDKTITPEKVIIGAGAGATIGGAINPAVERVVVIDPAMDLTLTLNNSLNVNPQ; from the coding sequence ATGCAAGGTTTTCAATCTTGGTTCCATCGTCTTGCGACCATTTTTACCGTAGGTTTAACCAGTAGCAGTTTAGGGATTCCCTTTTTGCCCCTAACAGCCCAAGCCCAAACCAGTTCCTTTAATGATACCCAGGGGGTGTGGGCCCAGGCCTGTATTGATTCCCTCGCCAGTCGGAATATTATTAGTGGCTACCCCGATGGTACTTTCCGTCCCAATTCTCCCGTTACCCGGGCTGAGTTTGCGGCGATGGTTGGCAAGGCCTTTCCCAATGCCAATGCGGTGCGATCGCCGATGCAATTTAATGATGTTTCGAGTAATTTCTGGGCCTACAATGCCATTCAAAACGCAAACCGCACGGGCTTTTTAAGTGGCTACCCCGGTAATGTATTCCGGCCGAGTCAAAATATCCCCCGTGTACAGGCCATTGTTGCCCTCTCTAGCGGTTTACAATTTACACCGGCCCAGGCCATTGAAACCACCCTCAGCGATTTTAATGATGCTGCCGCCATTCCTGACTATGCGCGGTTTGGGGTTGCAGCGGCGACGGAAAAACAAGTGGTGGTCAACTATCCTAATGTGCGTCAACTCCAACCCAACCAATTGGCCAGCCGGGCCGATATTGCCGCCTTCCTCTGCCAGGCCACCAGTGGGGGAACCCAAGCCCTCATTCCCACCCAGTACATTGCCGGCTATTCCGCCCCTTCGGTGGTGAGTATTCCCGCCGGAACCCGGATTGCTATACGCTATCCTGATGCAGAACGCATTATTGTTGCTCCCAACGAAACGGTGCCGGTACGACTCTTGACCGCCAGTGATGTGGTCGATACCCAAGGGCGAATGCTCATTCCCGCTGGCAGCCCAGTCTATGGCCAAATTCAACCGGCCCAGGGTGGTTCCCAGTTTGTGGCTAGCTCCATTGTCGTCAATCAACAACAGCTTCCCTTCGCGGCCACATCTGGGGTGATCACGACGATCAAAAACACCAATGATCCAAATATTGCCAATGTGTTTCGGAATGCTGCCATTGGCTCTGCGGTGGCCGCTGGGATTTCCGGTTTGGCGGGGAATCAAACGATCACGGCCCAAAAAGTTCTCACGGGAGCCGTCACTGGGGCCGCCATTGAAACGAATATGGGCCGGCCCGCAGGGGCAATTGTCCGGGATAGCCTCATTGGTGCGGCGATCGCCACAGGTGTTTCTGCGGTCACGGGGGACAAAACCATTACCCCGGAAAAGGTGATTATTGGGGCTGGGGCCGGAGCCACCATTGGCGGGGCTATTAATCCGGCCGTTGAGCGGGTGGTGGTCATTGATCCAGCCATGGACTTGACCCTGACCCTGAATAATAGCCTGAATGTCAATCCCCAGTAG
- the purM gene encoding phosphoribosylformylglycinamidine cyclo-ligase, which produces MDYRQAGVDVAAGHAFVQGIRSLVDATHRPEVVSSLGGFAGLCDLPSGYKKPLLVSGTDGVGTKLKLAQALNHHDTIGIDLVAMCVNDVLTCGAEPLFFLDYLACGKLSSDLLTQVVAGISQGCQQAGCALLGGETAEMPGFYDKGVYDLAGFCVGVVEKDRVLTGQQVQLGDIALGLESHGVHSNGFSLVRKIISDRPYDWSDCPPLLGGMSLGDCLLTPTMIYVSAIRAAQAANLDIHGMAHITGGGLPENLPRCLGPNQSLQLFADAWPTPAIFTWLAEAGQVSRVDMFATFNMGIGYVVLVPEDQVQGAIALFASQNIQSYAIGEVIEGTGTGSLLGLPTGD; this is translated from the coding sequence ATGGACTATCGCCAAGCGGGGGTCGATGTGGCCGCCGGTCATGCCTTTGTCCAGGGCATCCGCAGCCTTGTTGATGCCACCCACCGTCCTGAAGTCGTTAGTTCCTTGGGAGGGTTTGCCGGGTTGTGTGATCTTCCCTCCGGCTACAAAAAGCCCCTTTTAGTCTCTGGAACCGATGGGGTTGGCACTAAACTGAAGCTGGCCCAGGCCCTCAACCATCACGATACCATTGGCATTGATCTAGTAGCCATGTGTGTGAATGATGTCCTCACCTGTGGGGCAGAGCCTCTATTTTTCCTAGATTATCTTGCCTGTGGAAAGCTCAGTTCTGACCTACTCACCCAGGTGGTGGCGGGGATTAGTCAGGGGTGTCAGCAGGCAGGGTGCGCCCTCCTAGGGGGAGAAACGGCGGAAATGCCCGGCTTTTATGACAAAGGGGTCTATGACTTGGCCGGTTTTTGCGTGGGGGTTGTGGAAAAGGATCGGGTACTCACCGGGCAACAGGTACAACTGGGGGACATTGCCCTTGGACTTGAAAGTCATGGTGTGCATAGTAATGGCTTTAGCCTTGTCCGCAAAATCATCAGCGATCGCCCCTACGACTGGTCTGACTGCCCGCCCCTGTTAGGGGGGATGAGCTTGGGGGATTGTCTCCTCACCCCGACGATGATCTATGTTTCTGCCATCCGGGCGGCCCAGGCAGCCAACTTAGACATCCATGGCATGGCCCACATTACCGGCGGGGGATTACCGGAAAATCTGCCCCGTTGCCTGGGCCCAAACCAATCCCTACAACTGTTTGCCGATGCCTGGCCCACTCCAGCCATTTTTACATGGTTAGCTGAAGCGGGTCAGGTCTCTAGGGTGGATATGTTTGCCACATTCAATATGGGCATTGGCTATGTGGTTCTGGTTCCTGAAGATCAGGTGCAGGGGGCGATCGCCCTCTTTGCCAGCCAAAACATTCAGTCCTATGCCATCGGCGAAGTCATTGAAGGGACAGGGACAGGTTCGCTGCTGGGTCTACCTACTGGGGATTGA
- a CDS encoding low molecular weight protein-tyrosine-phosphatase, producing MAIKLLFVCLGNICRSPAAEGIMLDLIQKAGLSDHIHCDSAGTSNYHIGDPPDSRMVMTARQRDIHLQSLARQFHGSDFENFDLILAMDRENYQDILRLDTDGKYRDKVHLICDFCQSHAQKDVPDPYYGGRDGFELVLDLLTDACQGLLVHLKETYPDLGCS from the coding sequence ATGGCTATTAAACTTTTATTTGTCTGTTTAGGTAACATTTGTCGTTCCCCCGCCGCCGAAGGCATCATGTTAGACCTGATCCAAAAAGCCGGCCTCAGTGATCACATTCACTGTGACTCCGCCGGAACCAGTAACTATCACATTGGCGATCCTCCCGACTCCCGCATGGTGATGACGGCTCGACAACGGGATATTCATCTTCAGAGCCTTGCCCGTCAATTTCATGGCTCAGATTTTGAAAACTTTGATCTGATTTTGGCCATGGATCGGGAAAACTACCAGGATATTCTCCGCCTAGATACCGATGGCAAATATCGCGATAAAGTTCATCTCATCTGTGACTTTTGCCAATCCCACGCCCAGAAAGATGTCCCCGATCCCTACTACGGCGGCCGGGATGGCTTTGAACTGGTGCTAGATCTCCTCACCGATGCCTGCCAGGGCCTTCTCGTCCACCTGAAAGAGACCTACCCCGATCTGGGTTGTTCTTAA
- the murG gene encoding undecaprenyldiphospho-muramoylpentapeptide beta-N-acetylglucosaminyltransferase, with the protein MARPKLLIAASGTGGHLFPALAVAKALPDYDIHWLGVPDRLETQLVPGIYPLHQVPLQGFQGRNPIAQLRPLGQLLGAIQKTRTLIRQEGIQGVFTTGGYIAAPGILAARSLGCPTLLHESNALPGKVTRALAPWCSQVAVGMAEAVQHLDKKTGRTIAVTGTPVRPEFLGPQALDLAIPEDSPLIVVMGGSQGAVALNQKVREAIPHWLETGAWVVHLTGTNDPDAHSLSHPHYVVLPFYDNMAGLLQRADLAISRAGASALTELTLTGTPGLLIPYPYAAENHQRHNGDVLVKAGAAEMISQGDLTGDRLQKLILDWLGNPTKLKAMAHQARSLAVPDSTEQLATLVRQLIPPTHPN; encoded by the coding sequence ATGGCTCGTCCAAAGCTTTTGATTGCGGCCAGTGGCACTGGCGGCCATCTATTTCCAGCCCTTGCGGTGGCCAAGGCACTCCCGGATTATGACATCCACTGGTTGGGTGTGCCCGATCGCCTCGAAACCCAATTAGTTCCGGGCATCTATCCCTTGCACCAGGTTCCCCTCCAGGGCTTTCAAGGGCGTAACCCCATTGCCCAACTGCGGCCCCTAGGGCAACTTTTGGGGGCAATCCAAAAAACCCGAACCCTGATCCGCCAAGAGGGTATTCAAGGAGTTTTTACTACGGGGGGCTACATTGCCGCCCCAGGAATTTTGGCGGCCCGCAGTCTCGGCTGTCCCACCCTCCTCCATGAATCCAATGCCCTTCCCGGTAAGGTGACCCGGGCCCTCGCACCTTGGTGCAGTCAAGTGGCGGTGGGCATGGCAGAGGCGGTTCAACACTTGGACAAAAAAACGGGCAGAACCATTGCGGTCACGGGTACCCCAGTACGGCCGGAGTTTTTAGGGCCTCAAGCCCTTGATTTAGCCATTCCGGAAGATAGCCCGCTGATTGTCGTCATGGGAGGGAGTCAAGGGGCGGTTGCCCTCAATCAAAAAGTACGGGAAGCCATTCCCCATTGGCTAGAAACGGGGGCCTGGGTGGTTCATCTGACGGGAACCAATGATCCCGATGCCCACAGCCTCAGTCATCCCCACTATGTTGTGTTGCCGTTCTATGACAATATGGCGGGTCTACTGCAACGAGCAGATTTAGCCATTAGCCGGGCCGGCGCCAGTGCCTTAACGGAATTAACCCTCACTGGCACTCCTGGGTTGCTCATTCCCTATCCCTATGCCGCCGAAAACCATCAACGTCACAATGGGGACGTTTTGGTGAAGGCCGGAGCCGCAGAAATGATCTCCCAAGGGGATCTAACGGGCGATCGCCTGCAAAAATTAATTTTAGATTGGTTAGGGAATCCCACCAAACTGAAGGCCATGGCCCATCAAGCCCGATCCCTGGCGGTTCCCGATAGTACCGAACAATTAGCGACCCTAGTGCGCCAGTTGATCCCACCCACCCACCCTAATTAA
- a CDS encoding Ycf51 family protein, with protein MLSTTDFLTYSRWVGIGTLTMAGIAVIAFGFKWGIRFRLVGVTGFMGVLTAGLFALSLVPLTHTQIPGAAKFSLVYDNGATQAVITVPPDLTTEGLTATLQQAAADLFSPGRLGLGRDQLIIIARTVIHPQPGVSQPLVLGQVTRSLTSRSDDDMVIQINAPNLQKAQASVS; from the coding sequence ATGCTTTCCACCACAGATTTTCTGACCTATAGCCGTTGGGTTGGTATCGGTACCCTAACCATGGCTGGGATAGCCGTGATTGCCTTTGGTTTCAAGTGGGGCATTCGCTTTCGTTTAGTTGGTGTCACGGGCTTTATGGGGGTCTTGACGGCGGGCCTATTTGCCCTTAGCCTGGTTCCCCTCACCCATACCCAAATTCCTGGAGCAGCAAAGTTTTCCCTCGTTTATGATAATGGAGCCACCCAGGCTGTCATTACAGTTCCGCCGGATCTGACCACCGAGGGTTTGACGGCAACATTACAACAGGCGGCCGCGGATTTATTTTCCCCTGGACGCTTGGGTCTGGGCCGAGATCAGCTGATCATTATTGCCCGCACAGTGATTCATCCCCAACCCGGTGTATCCCAGCCCTTAGTCTTGGGTCAGGTGACTCGTTCCTTGACCAGTCGCAGCGATGATGACATGGTGATTCAAATTAATGCCCCTAATTTGCAAAAGGCCCAAGCAAGTGTCAGTTGA
- the sufU gene encoding Fe-S cluster assembly sulfur transfer protein SufU — translation MTLDNLRNLYQQVILEHYKKPRHRGQADPVDRQQRGHNPSCGDTIDLTLSLEVSADTSEPRIKQIKFEGEGCAIAMASADLMADALQGQTITTALKMVEQFQTMMKGQFEFPREFRKLNAMQGVAQFPVRIKCATLTWHTLRAALEQTEPSPTNEASGFVTNEDEY, via the coding sequence ATGACGTTGGATAACCTACGCAACCTATATCAGCAAGTAATCCTAGAGCATTATAAAAAACCACGCCATCGGGGCCAGGCAGATCCGGTAGATCGTCAGCAACGGGGCCATAACCCCTCCTGTGGGGATACGATTGATCTAACCCTGAGTTTGGAAGTGAGTGCAGATACCTCCGAGCCTCGCATTAAACAGATCAAGTTTGAAGGGGAAGGCTGTGCGATCGCCATGGCCTCAGCGGATTTAATGGCAGATGCCTTGCAGGGACAAACGATTACAACGGCATTGAAAATGGTTGAGCAGTTTCAAACCATGATGAAAGGACAATTTGAGTTTCCCCGAGAATTTCGTAAGCTCAATGCAATGCAGGGGGTTGCCCAGTTTCCGGTGCGGATTAAATGTGCCACATTGACCTGGCATACATTACGGGCCGCCCTGGAGCAAACAGAACCATCTCCCACCAATGAAGCCAGTGGCTTTGTCACTAACGAGGACGAATATTAA
- a CDS encoding type II toxin-antitoxin system VapC family toxin — MTGYVLDTNVVMRFCNSSDVQHKLATDAVSPLLMQSDECFLVAQVIIEFWAVATRPPQVNGLGWSVEQTRSTIDQLLDRFPSLEESPQLFPTWLNLVTTHRVMGKRTHDARIIAAILANGITHLLTFNPSDFAGMSGITIIHPQDLSLFDTDDL; from the coding sequence ATGACGGGATATGTGCTTGACACTAATGTTGTCATGCGATTCTGCAATTCGTCTGACGTACAGCATAAGCTTGCAACAGATGCAGTTTCTCCTCTACTCATGCAATCCGATGAATGCTTCCTTGTGGCGCAAGTAATTATTGAGTTTTGGGCTGTTGCCACAAGACCACCTCAAGTCAATGGCTTAGGCTGGTCTGTCGAACAAACCAGAAGCACGATAGACCAACTTCTTGATCGTTTTCCGTCCTTGGAGGAATCTCCGCAACTTTTTCCAACTTGGCTGAATTTAGTCACAACCCATAGAGTCATGGGCAAACGTACTCATGATGCTCGTATTATTGCAGCCATTCTTGCCAATGGAATTACACACCTCTTGACCTTTAATCCAAGTGATTTTGCAGGCATGTCAGGTATTACAATTATTCATCCCCAAGATTTGTCCCTGTTTGATACTGATGATTTATAG